The Lepus europaeus isolate LE1 chromosome 5, mLepTim1.pri, whole genome shotgun sequence genome includes the window ctgaaatggccgccacggccagcgtgctgcactgatccgaagccaggagccaggtgcttctcctggtctcccatgcgggtgcagggcccaagcacttgggccatcctccactgcactcctgagccatagcagagagctggcctggaagaggggcaaccgggacagaatccggtgccctaaccgggactagaacccggggtgccagcgccacaggcagaggattagccaagcgagccgcGGCGCCCACCAGattgattgtttttaaagatttattttttatttacttgaaaggcagagaaaaaggaaagagagagagagagagacagagacagagagaggtcttccatccactggttcactccccagacggccacaaagaccagagctgagccagtctggagccaggagcttcttccaggtctcccacatgggtgcaggggcccaagcacttgggccatcttccactgctttcccaggcacatcagcagggaaccggatcagaagaggagcagctgtaactcaactggtgcccatatgggatcccagcactgtgggcggcagcttaacctgtgcgccacaacacaagccccagagggatttttaaaataaagtagaaGCCGTTTCCCAGCtgccctctgtccactctgccctgtcTTGACACCTCCCAGGCCCGCAGGGCCCTGCActctcctctgcttcctcttcaCTGAGGAGCGTGGGGAAGCTCTGCCAGCCTCCCTGCCCTCACCTGCTCCATCCTGCACAGCcccccctccacctgcccctcttCCGAAGCCACACCCCCCTTTGGCCCTCCTGACTGAGTGCCTCCTGTGGCTAATTCTCCAGGGGTCCCCTCCGTCTCTCCTCTCCGGGGGGACCAGTCCTCCGCCACCTGATGAGAGTGGGGGCTCTCTAATGGAGTACCAGGAGCTGGGGCTTAGCAACAACAGGAATTTCCTTTTCCCTGGTCTGCGGCTGGAAGTCCCAGACCAAAGCACCTGCAGACCTGGAGCCAGTGAGGGCCCGGTTCTCGGTTCCTGGTGGCACCCTTCGCACTGCACCCTCATGTCGGAGGAAGGGCAAGGAGCCTCTCCGGCCTCTGCAGGCACTAAGCCTCGTCTCCTAGTGCGCCACTGCCTGACCAGCAtcccctggtggtggtggtggggtcaaCACCTGCATTTGGGCGAACACGATCAGCCCGACCCCCGTCTCTGCTTGCGTCCTTAGCATGGACGACCTTTAGTCTTTGCTAGGTGTccctttttttatgatttatttaaaagtcacatgggtgcaggggcccaaggacttgggccatcttctactgctttcccaggccatagcagagagctggatcagaagtggagcagtggggtctcgAACGagcgtccatacgggatgctggtgcctcaggccagggcattaacccgctgcgccacagtgtcagccccaatttttttgttctaagatttatttatttgcaagagttacacagagagaagaagagacacagagagagagacagagagagagagagagagacagagagagagagaaaggtcttccatctgttggttcactctctaactggccgcaacagccagagctgtaccaatcagaagctaggagccaggagcctcctctgggtcccccacacgggtgcaggggcccaaggacctgggccatcctctgcaatcgcagagagctggatcagaggaggagcagccaggactcgaactggcccccataagggatgccagtgctgcaggcggaggcttagctcagTACACCACAGGACCAGCCCAAGGCCcccagttgttgtttttttttttttaagatttatttatttgaaagtcagagtcacacagagagagaggggagaggcagagaaagagagagagagaaagagaggtcttccatccactagttcactccccagttggtcacaaagaccagagctgagccagtctggagccaggagcttcttccaggtcacccacatgggtgcaggggcccaaggacttgagccatcttccactgctttcccaggctacagcagagagctggaccagaagtggagcagccaggagtcgaaccagtgcccatatgggatgccagcactgcaggcagcagctttacccgcttcgccacagcgccggctccaggcCCCAATTTTTATGTGCGTGTTTATCATCTCTCCTTAAAGTCCTGCATTTCTGGAAGGCAAGACTCACACCGtgctttggtttgtttttaaaatatgtgtatgaAGCGCCAAATGTGTGGCTCATTACTGTGTAGCCATTAAGAGCTTCAGCACTTGCCATTAGAAGCAGCCAATTAAACAAACAGGAAACAGGAAAGCGCTGATGGGAAAGAAAATATGGGATCCCACGCGTGCCTCCTCCAGCAAACGGAAGCCGGAGAACCAGGCCACAGCTGGCAAGGTCATGGAACAAAAGGACTCTCAAAAAAGGACCGAAGGCCTCTGAAGGGATGTTTTTCCTtttggggcagagagagggagaggaaatctTCCAGAGCTAAGGAGAGGGGTGTCCCCAGGGCCCAAGATGACCACCGAGCTCCCAtgagcagcagcagcctgggtCGTGCTTGGTCATCAGAAAGCAGGCTGGGCAGCGCTGCTCAGCTCCCAGGCCAGAGGGTGCCCGGCACCACCGATGCTGCCTGGGCCACCCCACGTGCCCTGCAGGGGCTGATGGCCCAGGGAGCGGTGGGCAGGGCAGCGGGGGTCTCGCCCCGCCCCACGCCTGCCCCACGTGCAGTGCAGGGGTTGATGGCCCAGGGAGCGGTGGGCAGGGCAGTGGGGGTCTCGCCCCGCCCCACGTGCAGTGAAGGGGCTGAGCTGGCCCAGGGAGCAGTGGGCAGGCAGTGGGGGTCTCGCCTTGCCCCACGTACCCTGCAGGGGCTGATGGCCCAAGGAgaggtgggcgggggggggggtctcgcCCCGCCCCACATGCAGTGCAGGGGCTGAGCTGGCCCAGGGAGCGGTGGGTAGGCAGCGGGGGTCTCGCcccgccccacacctgccccacatgcAGTGCAGGGGCTGAGATGGCCCAGGGAGCGGTGGGCAGGGCAGTGGGGGTCTCGCCCCGCCCCACGCCTGCCCCACGTGCAGTGCAGGGGCTGAGCTGGCCCAGGGAGCGGTGGGCAGGCTGCGGgggtcccgccccgccccacacctgccccacatgcAGTGCAGGGGCTGATGGCCCAGGGAGCggtgggcagggcggggaggggtggtCTCGCCCCGCCCCACGCCTGCCCCACGTGCAGTGCAGGGGCTGAGCTGGCCCAGGGAGCggtgggcagggcggggggggggtggtctcGCCCCGCCCCACGCCTGCCCCACGTGCAGTGCAGGGGCTGAGCTGGCCCAGGGAGCTGTGGGCAGGCAGCGGGGGTCTCGCcccgccccacacctgccccacatgcAGTGCAGGGGCTGATGGCCCAGGGAGCggtgggcagggcggggaggggtggtCTCGCCCCGCCCCACGCCTGCCCCACGTGCAGTGCAGGGGCTGAGCTGGCCCAGGGAGCAGTGGGCAGGCAGTGGGGGTCTCGCcccgccccacacctgccccacatgcAGTGCAGGGGCTGATGGCCCAGGGAGCggtgggcagggcggggaggggtggtCTCGCCCCGCCCCACGCCTGCCCCACGTGCAGTGCAGGGGCTGAGCTGGCCCAGGGAGCggtgggcagggcggggggggggggtggtctcgCCCCGCCCCACGCCTGCCCCACGTGCAGTGCAGGGGCTGAGCTGGCCCAGGGAGCGGTGGGCAGGCAGTGGGGGTCTCGCcccgccccacacctgccccacatgcAGTGCAGGGGCTGATGGCCCAGGGAGCggtgggcagggccggggggGAGGGTCTCGCCCAAGACCACACACACCAGTGACCATGTAGCATCTCCATGGGGCTTCCCTGTGCTGGGACCGGGCCCTTTATAGAAGCAGGCAGGATGGAGGCAGGTGTAGTGGAGGAGGCGGCTTGGAGGTGGCTTACTGTGGAATTTCCCACGAATCCATTGGGAATCAGCAAGCAGGGTAAGGGTCTGAATACGCTGAATTAGAACCCAAAAAGCTTGAGCCTGCACCCCCGCGTTTTgggctggcattgcaaacagcgAGGTCCTTCTCGGCTTTCTGTGAAGACCTTTAATCTGGGGTGGAGGCCTGGGCGGGGCTGGAACTGGAGAGGGCAGCAAACCCTCTCTGTGCAGCTCCGGGAGCGGGGAGGACGGACGGAGCTGCTGGGAGGTCCTGCGGCTGCGCTAGGTCGGAAGCACCTGCTCCATCTCACTGAGGCTTAGGTACAGGTAAATCAGAAGGCAGCTCCAGATGCCAAGGGTGAAAAAGGTGCCCAGGCCTGGCGTGGATGTTTTCTGGTGGGTGGGGAGAAAGGCGGGAGGCTGAGGTCAAGGTCGGGTCAGCGGTGGTggtgcccccgccccgccgccggggcccccgccccgggcagcAGCCTTAGGCTCCTTCCTGATGCCAAGGCCTCTTCTGACGCACACGGTCCTATGCCCTACACACCCACAGGGAGGGGGCAGTAACACTCCCGCTGGGGTCACAAGGCACCCGGTTGAGGCCCAGCTCTTCTCGGCTGGATCTACCTACCCCTGATTGTGGTTGGTCTTTAGGGCACACAACAGACATCCCTCCTGCAGAGGACAGAAATGGCACAAGGAAGAAAAATCGTTTTTCCCCCGGTCCAAGATGGCCAGCCTGCTGGGCACCTCATCAGGCCTTGCCATACGAGAGGACGGACAACTCTGGGGCTTGGGAGCGGGCACGGCCAGGGTCAAGTCCTACATGGTCATGGCTTAGGAAGAGCCACAGGCCTGCAAGGCAACGCAGGTAAGAgagggctccaggctgggggtggtgggtggggaGGTGAGGCGGCATCCCGGGTGGCATCCCAAGGCCAGCAGCGGTGATGGCAGCCCTTGACAGCGAGAGCTCTGGGCAGCCGGAAGGGACCGGGAGACGGGGCGGAGTGCGGGGCTGTGGCTGGCCGGGGCTCCACTTACACAGCAGCTCCTACACTGGTGGGGGGAAGTCAGCAGATCCTTCTTTGGTTTCTGGGGTGCTGTGGTCTTGTGGAGGGCCAGCGATGTTCCATCGGCTCCTTCGGGTTTCTTGAGCCGGAGCTGGGGGTCTGCGTCACTCTTTCCCACCAGCCTGGCGTCTAGCTGCTCCTTGAGTCCTCGTCGAAGGGGActggggggccggggaggggcagagagtggGGGAGACCATTTCCACCTGCACGACGGTGGCCGAGGGAGACCTCAACTCCAAGCCACAGGGGCGGGAGGAGCCAGGACAGCTCCATGAACAGCCCGGGCATCCTGTGAACCCTGGCATCCTGTGAACCCGGGCATCCTGTGAACAGCCCGGGCATCCTGCGGGGGGTGGGAGTGCCAGGTGGGGGAGACACTCACAGCTTGTTGCTCTTCTGGAtgtttatcaaaatgtccatcttcTCATCCATATCTTTCTGCATCTCCTTCGAGAGACAGTTCGAAACTAGAATCTTCCTACCGAACAgctttcaaagtttttatttatatatttatgcatttgaaaggccaagagacaagggagagagagagcatccaactgctgagagagagagagatcttccaactgctggttccatccccaaaggcctgcaacagcccgtgctgggccaggcagaagccaggagcccagaatgcaatctgggtctcccacatgggcggcagggacccacgtacttgagccatcactgctgcctcccagggtgaacattagcaggaagctgggatcagaagccaagtcaggacttgaacccaggccctctcgtatggaatgcgggcatcccaagcgacATCTTCTCTCctgcatcaaatgcccaccctttgaAGGGCTCTTGAAACTCCTTTCGCTCACCTCTCTCTGCAAACCACTCTGCATCTCACTTCCCTAGAATCCTCGCTCGGCTAGGGTGAGGTCACATGTGGGATGAAACCCACAAATTTCCTTGATTAGAGGCCTACAAAATGGCAGAACCATGAAAACACATCTTGTAACCCAACGACACTCTGACCCCAGGATTTTGACCCCTGCCAACTACCCAGGTCCTATGTCTGCGATGGCTCCATCTTTAACCCAATGCCTGTCCGAAATGGTCAACACAGAACAGAACCAACAGTAGCTCAAGTGGCACACGACATTGACCATACACTAAGAACTGAAAGATTCATAAAATCTTGGTAAAATTTAGATCTCTAAAATTTGACCTAGGAAAATTGTATAGAAATAGcaggcatgaaaaaaaaaaattctaggacAGCACAAGCTGTCACTCACCCTTCTTATTCTGGAACAGAAAAGATGTGACCGAATCATTGCAGGGTAGAAAGGAACATAATTTACTCcaatgaacatttttataaaaaagcaaaGAGGTGGGGCCGGTTTCTGGGGCAACAGGTTAGGCtgccatatgcaatgctggcatcccatatcagagtgcaggtttgagtcctagacgctctgcttctgatccagctccctgctaatgccccggaaagcagaggaagatggcccaagtgcctgggtctctgtcaccatgTAGGAACCCCAggtggagtgcctggctcaacagcagatggaaaatcttcctctgtctctctgtgactctgcctttcaaataaataaataaaccttaaaaaaagaaagttaaaaatttgTTAACAGTTTAATTGATTTGCTATAGAAATCTGATCAAGGAAATTATCCTGTATGATTAGAAATGGTTTAGGAAAATATCttcttaaaaagcatttttaaatgttagtattggggccggtgccatggcgcaagTTAATCctctgaagtgcttgggcccctgcaccgcatgggagaccgggaagaagcacctggctcctggcttcggattggcacagctctggccattgtggccatttgggggagtgaaccaacggaaggaagaccttcctctctgtctctccctctcaatgtctataactctacctctcaaattaaaaaaaaaaaaagtacaaaaaaattttttaaaatttccatttatttgtttgagtgacagagaaagagagttgagttcactccccaaatgcctgcaacagccaggactaggccaggccaaagccaggagcaggaactccattcaggcctcccagtggatggcaggggcccaggtacttggaccttgttctctgcctcccaggtacatttgcagggagctggatgggacgtggaggTGGGACTCTggtgggcatcccacgtggcagcttaacctgctgtgcctcagcgccTGCCCAGTAcgcattttgaataaaaatagcTGTATTCATAGAATCAAAATAACCTAATGTCTCCTAGGCTGAAAACATCAAGGTCAACATGCCCCATCTTCTCGCACATCTCACTGTCACTTCCGGCTCAGCCTCCCCTCTGAGCCGGCTCTGTTTCCCAGCGCTCCTGGTCAGCGGCACGCCTTCGGGTCATCATCCACACTGGAACGTGGCGTCTCACGGAGGCTGCCTGCACTCCATATTCAGCCGCTCGCCGAGGGCGGCTGCTGTCCTTCCGGGGCGTCTGTCCTCCTTTTCCCGCACCTGCTTAAGCTCTTTTCACCTTGAGAGCGCTCAGCCTCCTGTCTGGTTTCCTCACTGCCAGCCGGTGCTCACCCGCTCCCTGGCTAACAGCTGCGCAGCGCGCTTTCGCAAGTGCTGCTCGCAGCCTGTTTGTGGATGCAGGGTCTCGAGGGGCCTCTTCCTCTACAGAACCGAGCCTCAGCTCGCCTGCCGTCTCAGACGCCTGCATTCCCCGCTGCCTTTGTGCCCATCAATTGTGTTCCTCACAGTTCCCCAAGCGGTCCCACTCCACGGCTGATCTCCCTGCTGACTGCACAACACAACACATCCATCCTGTTTTCTGCTGGGCTCTGCTGTCCCTGGCCTGAAATAGCCTCCTTTGTTCCTCTCTGGAGAGCTACCTCTGACAAAACCCCTATGCTGTGTGCATTTTAACACAGAATAATGCAAGCCCTCTGGAGAAAGTTTAGGTGATACATAAGAATATGGGAAAATTAAGCGTCTCACCCAGAAATAACTGCTACCAACCCTTTTGGTatatttttcttgagtctttttttcTATGCATTTACTTActcgtttttttttaaaaaaaaaaaaaaacctaggagcTGGTGctatagcgtagtgggtaaagctgccgcctgcagtgcctgcataccgtatgggtgccagttcaagtcctagctgctccacttccaatccagctccctgctggtgtgcctaggaaagcagtggatgatggctcaagtccttggacccctgcacctacatgggatacccggatgaagctcctggctcctagcttgacTTCTGAGAAGTGGACTTGGTAAGCGAGGAATCTAGGATACGTTTCACACCAGTTGTCTAGTGGCATCCCAGTTTTGTACAGATTTGCACTCTGTTCAGAATAGCATTCCCTGTTCTCCAAGTGTCATAaattaaaatttgcttatttCAATGCAACAATGATCTATTATTCATTTACATGCATTGGATTGTCCAGGAGGTAGAAACTTTCAAATATGTTTAGTTGTACTCTGTTCCGTGGGCTGTTTGTTCATGCCCTTGTCTGTTTTCCTGTCTGATTCTTGTTAATTTGTGTGAACACTGTGTGTTATAGATAAAAACCTTTCGTCTATGCATATCAAACTTGGGGCACAAATATTTCCCCCAAACTGGTGTTTGTTTTGTAATTCTGCCTATGGCGCTTTTctgtcataatttctttttttttatatagttgGGGGGTCTTGTGGTCCAGTTTGTCGagatgcttgggatgcctgcatctcatatcccAGTgctgagttcgagtcctggctggtgcttgttccatccagctccctgctaatgtgcctgggaaagcaggggaagatggctaagtccttgggcccctgctccccacagggGGAcccggctggagctcctggctctcggcttcaatctggcccacccctggcttttgcaagcacgtggggagtgaaccagcagacggatgatctctgcccctctctctgtcattctgcctttcaaataaatcttttttaaaatgtcaatcaatatttcctttgtatttgtaTTCAAAACATCCAGTTATGCATTTGCTTGTTGATTTTGTTGGTTTTCGGTATTTAAATTCACTTTACAGAATATTTCACTTGGCAGTGTTAACACAGTTTTTCCATCATGTAGTCAAGCGATATTCTTATATTATTATGTAATCCTCTCTCCTttattgggccagcgctgtggtgtagcagcctaagcctccgcctgcagctctagcatcccacatgggcgccagttcgtgtgtgtccctgcctgctccacctctgatccagctctctacctatggcctgggaaagcggtgggagatggcccaagtccttgggcccctgcacccgtgtgggagacctgaaagaagccctggctcctggcttcggatccgcccagctctggccgttgcagccatttggggagtgaaccagtggatagaagatctttctctttgtctctctctctctctctgtctgtaactctctcaaataaaaagctCTTTTAAAATCTCCTTTATTATATTTCAAATTGTATAGGTCTATGAGTCCCCACCTTGAGTGGCATTGGAATTGCTTGGACCTCATCTCCAAAGTTTCCGACGTAACTGTTACAGGGCGCAGCCcgggtgtaggggctcaaatCACTCGGAGTGACTCCAACACGCAGAGGGGCAGTCACTCTTCCGCAGTGTGCAGGGCCTGGTTTCTACCCAAGGGCAACACCAGAGTCCTCGGGGAGTTTCGgactctctgcccctccctggagGTCCCCGTTCCTTCTCTCTGGGCGGGAGTCTGGGTACATGGATTGATCAGACCCTCACAGGTGGCAGAGGGGCTGAGGGTCCCCCACTGCCTTCACTTATCTGTTTATCCCTGGGCTAGGCAGCCATGACTTCATTACGGGTTTTGATGCCTGGTAAGTCTAGTGCCCCCTTACAGCTCTTGAAAACTTTGCAGGAATAATTGCTTTCGCCTGATGCTGTGCCTGCATCACTGGTTCTACCTTTCTCCTGGGGAACCTGACCAAACTACGAGGCCTTAAGCCCCATCTGACCATGCGTCTGGGTGCTGCTGACTTTCTCTTAGCATTCTGGGCGACACCAGGGTCTTTGAGCCACTGTTTTAGAATCTAGATGATTCTGCTGATTGTTTTTGGTGATTTTTCCCCAGTTAAAGGGACGCTCGGAGGATTCGGTTAGGTTTACGCTGCGCTTCTCCCGCAGGCTGAACCTAAGACTCATTTTCTGACTAAGGAGCTCCGGCGGGTCCAGCGCGCACCCACGGCTCGCAACTCTAAATTCGCAATTAACGGGCAGTGGACAGCTCAGCTTGGGATTGCTCCTGGCCAGACTCGTGCTCCCCCTCGAGTGTGCGCACCAGGAGGGGTGGGTTTGGTGTCTTGGCTTCCAGCACGCCAGCCTATCATGGGAGGCACGCAGTGAACGCTCACCTTCATAATTTCCACGAATTCATGAAGTTTATCAAAGTCCTTGTCCATTATGTCctttatctagggagaaagcagggcACAGAACAGTCACTGTGGCGTCTTAGGGACACTGCGAGCAAACGGACAGTCACTGTGGCGTCTTAGGGGATGCCGCGAGCAAAAGGACAGTCTGTCCATACCCACGTCCAAGTCAGCCCCTCCGTGGACTGTGTCGCCCCAACCTGGGACTCCGGCCTCCCACGGGTGAGCCGTCGCTCCCGCCCGGCcaggctccagggctctgggCCTGCCTTTGCTGCCCCTCGCTGTTCTGAGTTAGTGGGTGCTGCGCCACCCCTTTTGGTCCCCGGTACCTGTTTTATCTCCTCCATTTTCTCCTTCAGTTCTTCCCTCACCTCCCTGAGCTCATTCTGCGGAGGTGAACGGGGAAGGGGAAGTGTGAGGGCCCCTCCTGGGcggtgctggggcagggggagactCGCGCTGGGGAGAGAGGGGATGGGGTGGGACCACGGGATCCCGTGCTGCCATCGGAGtgcgt containing:
- the TEX35 gene encoding testis-expressed protein 35, which translates into the protein MAAKRAELKKTSPSKNYKAVCLELKPEPTKTYNYKGVKQEGPFAKTGVTRELKNELREVREELKEKMEEIKQIKDIMDKDFDKLHEFVEIMKEMQKDMDEKMDILINIQKSNKLPLRRGLKEQLDARLVGKSDADPQLRLKKPEGADGTSLALHKTTAPQKPKKDLLTSPHQCRSCCEGCLLCALKTNHNQG